In one Thioclava sp. ES.031 genomic region, the following are encoded:
- a CDS encoding GNAT family N-acetyltransferase translates to MDYSTDYTTHAEAIAELFRATFTASEGAEEGALIGALVRRLITETPAEDLRVFTAWEDGTLLGGIFFTRLAYASDPRTVFMMAPVAVATAHQGKGIGQRLIAHGLDALRQEGTDIAVTYGDPAFYGRVGFKPVSEADLPAPQPLTRPQGWIAQSLTDAPLMPLRGTARCVAAFDDPALW, encoded by the coding sequence ATGGACTATTCAACGGATTATACCACCCACGCCGAAGCGATTGCGGAGCTGTTCAGAGCGACCTTCACCGCCTCCGAGGGCGCAGAGGAAGGCGCGCTGATCGGCGCCCTTGTGCGCCGGTTGATCACGGAGACGCCCGCCGAGGATCTGCGCGTCTTCACCGCTTGGGAGGACGGCACGCTCCTCGGCGGCATCTTCTTCACGCGCCTCGCCTATGCGAGCGATCCGCGCACGGTCTTCATGATGGCCCCCGTGGCTGTGGCGACAGCGCATCAAGGCAAGGGCATCGGGCAACGGCTGATCGCCCACGGTCTCGACGCGCTCCGGCAGGAGGGCACGGACATCGCCGTAACCTATGGCGACCCGGCCTTCTATGGCCGCGTGGGGTTCAAGCCCGTCTCGGAGGCCGACCTGCCGGCGCCGCAGCCGCTGACCCGGCCGCAGGGCTGGATCGCCCAGTCCCTGACTGACGCACCGCTGATGCCCCTGCGCGGCACCGCCCGCTGTGTCGCCGCCTTCGACGACCCGGCGCTCTGGTAG
- a CDS encoding MerR family transcriptional regulator has protein sequence MYRISELAESVGVSRATLLYYEKLGLLHGQRQANGYRVYSDADRQRLRLMQQLQAGGLSLKESQACLDGKLDREMLNHRLETLEHEIAEKTRSRDLLAALLGRGSLKDWHEEVERVAPDLHRSWLMSQGFSSAEAGLVAMVSKDMNAHDAYMAGFMEVFSELDRWGPGTEAATLKALAALPFAPETILEIGCGPGMATMTLAEASMARFTATDTAELALDKLRARIAARGLNDRIEVQNVDMAVIPTPKRPWDVIWSEGSAYILGVEKALADWRALLRPGGVLVFSDMVWRTDKPEDEVRAFWAAEYPAMATPASRVAQAKRAGYRVLGHFDIGSEGMEAYYRPLAARLEALEADLAGSRVLDDLRREIAVFEAGRGQFGYEMFVLERV, from the coding sequence ATGTATCGGATTTCGGAACTGGCGGAGAGCGTGGGCGTATCGCGCGCGACGCTGCTTTATTACGAGAAGCTCGGCCTGCTGCACGGCCAGCGGCAGGCTAATGGCTATCGCGTCTATTCCGACGCGGACCGGCAGCGGCTGCGCCTGATGCAGCAGCTCCAGGCAGGCGGCCTTAGCTTGAAAGAGTCTCAGGCCTGCCTCGATGGAAAGCTCGACCGAGAGATGCTGAACCATCGGCTTGAGACACTGGAGCACGAAATCGCGGAGAAGACGCGGTCGCGCGACCTGCTCGCAGCACTTCTTGGACGCGGCAGCCTGAAGGACTGGCACGAAGAGGTCGAGCGCGTCGCACCCGATCTGCACCGCTCGTGGCTGATGTCGCAGGGGTTTTCCAGCGCGGAGGCCGGGCTGGTCGCGATGGTCTCCAAGGACATGAACGCCCACGACGCCTACATGGCCGGGTTCATGGAGGTGTTCTCCGAGCTCGACCGGTGGGGGCCAGGAACTGAAGCGGCGACGCTGAAGGCACTGGCGGCGCTGCCCTTCGCTCCCGAAACGATCCTCGAGATCGGCTGCGGCCCCGGCATGGCAACGATGACGCTGGCCGAGGCGAGCATGGCGCGGTTCACGGCCACTGACACGGCCGAGCTGGCGCTCGACAAGCTCAGGGCGCGGATCGCGGCGCGCGGGCTCAATGACCGGATCGAGGTGCAGAACGTCGACATGGCCGTAATCCCGACCCCAAAGCGTCCCTGGGACGTGATCTGGTCCGAGGGCAGCGCCTATATCCTGGGCGTGGAAAAGGCGCTTGCGGACTGGCGGGCGCTCCTGCGCCCCGGCGGCGTCCTCGTGTTCTCCGACATGGTCTGGCGGACTGACAAACCCGAAGACGAGGTCCGCGCCTTCTGGGCCGCGGAATACCCCGCGATGGCGACGCCCGCGAGCCGCGTCGCACAGGCGAAGCGCGCGGGCTACCGCGTCCTTGGCCATTTCGACATCGGGTCGGAAGGGATGGAGGCCTACTACCGACCACTCGCCGCGCGGCTCGAGGCCTTGGAGGCTGATCTCGCGGGGAGCCGAGTCCTTGACGACCTGCGCCGCGAGATCGCCGTGTTCGAGGCCGGGCGCGGGCAATTCGGCTACGAGATGTTCGTGCTGGAGCGGGTCTGA
- a CDS encoding Lrp/AsnC family transcriptional regulator, translated as MDEKDRQIIRALQQDGRMSNQDLAAAVNLSPSPCLRRLRNLEKEGVIRGYAARVDARAYGLPITAFVRIRLERHDEATVQTFEREVGRMDEVLECHVMTGQTDYQLRVVVDSLDDYERFIRARLHRVGGIGSIDTSFAYGTVKESMVFPMR; from the coding sequence ATGGACGAAAAAGATCGCCAGATCATCCGCGCCCTGCAACAGGACGGGCGCATGTCGAACCAGGATCTGGCCGCTGCGGTCAATCTTTCGCCATCGCCCTGCCTGCGCCGCTTGCGCAACCTCGAAAAGGAAGGCGTGATCCGCGGCTACGCGGCGCGGGTAGACGCACGCGCCTATGGGCTGCCGATCACCGCTTTCGTCCGCATACGCCTCGAGCGGCACGACGAAGCCACCGTCCAGACCTTCGAACGCGAGGTCGGTCGCATGGACGAGGTTCTGGAATGCCATGTGATGACCGGCCAGACCGATTACCAGCTGCGCGTCGTCGTCGATTCGCTCGATGACTATGAGCGTTTCATCCGCGCCCGCCTGCACCGCGTCGGAGGGATCGGGTCGATCGACACGAGTTTCGCCTACGGCACAGTGAAGGAAAGCATGGTGTTTCCGATGAGGTGA
- a CDS encoding methionine gamma-lyase, translated as MSQSQGFATRAIHLGYDPLEHEGALTPPLHLTSTFAFETAEAGGETFAGDRAGYIYSRISNPTLDLLERRVADLEGAEAGLALASGMGAITSVLWTLLSPGDEVIVDKTLYGCTFAFMHHGLTKFGITVTHVDLTDPANLSAAMTERTRVVYFETPANPNMRLVDIATVAAIAHSGGAQVVVDNTYATPYLTRPIALGADLVAHSATKYLGGHGDLVAGVVVGRAEAITEIRLVGMKDMTGAVMAPFNAMLILRGLKTLALRMERHCTSAQVVAEWLENHPEVAAVHYPGLKSFGQHDLAIRQMAQAGAMIAFELKGGLEAGRRMMNGLRMIARAVSLGDAETLIQHPASMTHSTYTPEERAAHGIGDGLIRLSVGLEDVSDILDDLDGALAPARAMRSA; from the coding sequence ATGTCCCAATCCCAAGGTTTCGCCACCCGCGCCATTCACCTCGGCTACGATCCGCTGGAGCACGAGGGCGCCCTCACGCCGCCCCTGCATCTGACCTCGACCTTCGCCTTCGAGACCGCCGAGGCCGGGGGCGAGACCTTTGCCGGGGACCGCGCGGGCTATATCTATTCGCGCATCTCGAACCCCACGCTCGATTTGCTCGAGCGCCGGGTGGCGGATTTGGAGGGGGCCGAGGCGGGGCTTGCGCTCGCCTCCGGCATGGGCGCGATCACCTCCGTCCTCTGGACGCTTCTGTCGCCGGGCGATGAGGTGATCGTCGACAAGACGCTTTACGGCTGCACTTTCGCTTTCATGCATCACGGGCTGACCAAGTTCGGGATCACGGTCACCCATGTCGACCTGACCGATCCGGCGAACCTGAGTGCCGCCATGACCGAGCGCACCCGCGTGGTCTATTTCGAGACGCCGGCGAACCCGAACATGCGTCTGGTCGATATCGCGACGGTCGCCGCCATCGCCCATTCGGGAGGCGCGCAGGTCGTGGTCGACAACACCTATGCGACCCCCTATCTGACGCGGCCGATCGCGCTCGGAGCCGATCTGGTAGCGCATTCGGCCACCAAATATCTGGGCGGCCATGGCGATCTGGTCGCAGGCGTCGTGGTCGGACGGGCCGAGGCGATCACCGAGATCCGTCTGGTCGGCATGAAAGACATGACCGGGGCGGTGATGGCGCCCTTCAACGCGATGCTGATCCTGCGCGGCCTGAAAACCCTTGCCCTGCGGATGGAGCGTCACTGCACCAGCGCGCAGGTGGTGGCCGAGTGGCTGGAGAACCATCCCGAGGTGGCCGCGGTGCATTATCCGGGGCTCAAGAGCTTCGGCCAGCATGACCTCGCCATCCGTCAGATGGCGCAGGCGGGGGCGATGATCGCCTTCGAACTGAAGGGCGGGCTGGAGGCCGGGCGGCGGATGATGAACGGGCTGCGCATGATCGCGCGGGCGGTGTCGCTGGGCGATGCGGAAACCCTGATCCAGCACCCCGCCTCGATGACCCATTCCACCTACACCCCCGAGGAACGGGCGGCGCATGGCATCGGCGACGGGCTGATCCGGCTTTCGGTCGGGCTGGAAGACGTGTCGGATATCCTCGATGATCTGGATGGCGCCCTTGCGCCCGCCCGCGCGATGCGCAGCGCCTGA
- a CDS encoding 1-deoxy-D-xylulose-5-phosphate synthase N-terminal domain-containing protein, whose product MNTDAQHLKILEQRLLWLSHWMIHHANHIRPKVDGIKIGGHQASSASMVSIMTALYFSALRPEDRVAVKPHASPVFHAIQYLMDQQTREKMEAFRGLGGVQSYPSRTKDVDDVDFSTGSVGLGVAITAFASLVQDYIAAKEWGADLPLGRMVALVGDAELDEGNVYEALQEGWKNDLRNCWWIIDYNRQSLDGIVREGLFQRIEKIFEAFGWDVVRVKYGALQRAAFEEPGGAALRDWIDACPNAEYSALTYMGGAVWRKRLMDDLGDQGDVTALIERRSDAELAALMENLGGNCVETMAETFASIDHDRPTCFLAYTIKGWGTPIAGHKDNHGGLMTKAQMAEWQRHMNVPERQEWEPFATVADVEGLRAFLDRVPFFAEGARRYSDATLPAPALSVATDREISTQAAFGKILDDLAKGDSALAERIVTTSPDVTGTTSLGPWVNRRKLFARTAREDAFIEHRIPSTAKWEFTPQGQHVELGIAEMNLFLLLGAAGLSHSLFGKRMIPIGTVYDPFIHRGLDALNYACYQDARFLIVGTPSGVTLAPEGGAHQSIGTPLTGMAQDGLASFEPAFADELAVIMGWAFDYLQRDGEGDPDERTWLRDETGGSVYLRLTTKPLEQPGKRHDDAFRQGAIDGAYWLRPPGPNCEVVIAYQGAVADEAIAAAGIIAEARRDVGVLAVTSADRLNAGWTAAQRERAHGNGAARSHVEQLLAPLPRHCALVTVIDGHPATLGWLGAVAGHRTISHGVEHFGQTGTVGDLYRHFRIDREALAASVSGLTKGARCA is encoded by the coding sequence ATGAACACCGACGCCCAGCACCTGAAGATCCTCGAGCAGCGGCTGCTTTGGCTGTCGCACTGGATGATCCACCACGCCAACCACATCCGCCCCAAGGTGGATGGCATCAAGATCGGTGGTCACCAAGCCTCTTCGGCATCGATGGTGTCGATCATGACGGCGCTCTATTTCTCGGCGCTACGACCCGAGGATCGCGTGGCGGTCAAGCCGCACGCGTCGCCGGTCTTTCATGCGATCCAGTATCTGATGGACCAGCAGACCCGCGAGAAGATGGAGGCGTTCCGCGGCCTCGGCGGCGTCCAGAGCTACCCGAGCCGCACCAAGGATGTCGATGACGTGGATTTCTCCACCGGTTCGGTCGGGCTTGGCGTCGCGATCACCGCCTTCGCATCGCTGGTGCAGGACTATATTGCGGCCAAGGAGTGGGGCGCGGATCTGCCGCTCGGGCGCATGGTGGCGCTGGTGGGCGATGCCGAGCTGGACGAGGGAAATGTCTACGAGGCTTTGCAGGAGGGATGGAAGAACGACCTGCGCAATTGCTGGTGGATCATCGACTACAACCGCCAGTCGCTCGACGGGATCGTGCGCGAGGGGCTGTTCCAACGGATCGAGAAGATTTTCGAAGCCTTCGGCTGGGACGTGGTGCGGGTGAAATACGGTGCGCTGCAACGCGCGGCGTTCGAGGAACCCGGCGGCGCAGCCTTGCGCGACTGGATCGACGCCTGCCCGAACGCGGAATACTCGGCGCTGACCTATATGGGCGGCGCGGTCTGGCGCAAACGTCTGATGGATGATCTGGGCGATCAGGGCGATGTGACGGCGTTGATCGAGCGGCGCTCGGATGCGGAACTGGCGGCCCTGATGGAAAACCTCGGCGGCAACTGCGTCGAGACCATGGCAGAGACGTTCGCGTCCATCGACCATGACCGGCCGACCTGTTTCCTGGCCTATACGATCAAGGGCTGGGGCACGCCCATCGCGGGACACAAGGACAACCACGGCGGGTTAATGACCAAGGCGCAAATGGCCGAATGGCAGCGCCATATGAACGTGCCCGAGAGGCAGGAATGGGAGCCCTTCGCGACGGTCGCCGATGTCGAGGGCTTGCGCGCCTTCCTCGATCGCGTCCCGTTCTTCGCCGAGGGCGCGCGTCGCTACAGCGATGCGACGCTGCCCGCGCCCGCGCTCTCGGTCGCGACCGATCGGGAGATCTCGACGCAGGCTGCCTTCGGCAAGATCCTCGACGATCTCGCCAAGGGCGACAGCGCACTGGCCGAACGGATCGTGACCACCTCGCCGGACGTCACCGGCACCACCTCGCTCGGGCCCTGGGTCAACCGGCGCAAGCTCTTCGCCCGCACCGCGCGGGAGGATGCTTTCATCGAGCATCGCATCCCCTCGACCGCGAAATGGGAATTTACCCCGCAGGGTCAGCACGTCGAGCTTGGCATCGCCGAGATGAACCTGTTTCTGCTGCTGGGGGCCGCGGGCCTGTCGCACAGCCTGTTCGGCAAGCGCATGATCCCGATTGGAACGGTCTACGACCCCTTCATCCATCGCGGCCTCGATGCGCTGAACTACGCCTGTTATCAGGACGCGCGGTTCCTAATCGTCGGCACCCCCTCGGGCGTGACTTTGGCACCCGAAGGCGGGGCACATCAGTCGATCGGCACGCCGCTCACCGGGATGGCGCAGGACGGGCTGGCGAGCTTCGAGCCCGCTTTCGCGGACGAGCTGGCGGTCATTATGGGATGGGCCTTCGACTATCTCCAGCGCGATGGCGAGGGAGACCCCGACGAGCGGACCTGGCTTCGCGACGAGACCGGTGGATCGGTCTATCTGCGTCTGACGACGAAACCGCTGGAGCAGCCCGGCAAGCGGCATGACGACGCCTTCCGGCAGGGTGCCATTGACGGGGCCTACTGGCTGCGTCCGCCGGGGCCAAATTGCGAGGTGGTCATCGCCTATCAGGGCGCCGTCGCCGATGAAGCCATCGCCGCGGCGGGCATCATCGCGGAAGCGCGCCGGGACGTCGGCGTGCTGGCCGTGACCTCGGCCGACCGGCTGAATGCGGGCTGGACGGCGGCGCAACGCGAACGGGCCCATGGCAACGGTGCGGCGCGCTCCCATGTCGAGCAGCTTCTGGCGCCCCTGCCACGGCATTGCGCCTTGGTAACGGTGATCGACGGCCACCCGGCGACGCTTGGATGGCTCGGCGCGGTTGCAGGTCACCGGACCATCTCGCATGGGGTCGAGCATTTCGGGCAAACCGGCACCGTCGGCGATCTTTACCGGCATTTCCGCATCGACCGCGAGGCACTGGCCGCCTCCGTCAGCGGCCTGACGAAGGGCGCGCGGTGCGCTTAA
- a CDS encoding ribbon-helix-helix protein, CopG family: protein MTEKKMGRPRTDTEAVTVRLPRETIRALDELRKLEEDLPTRPEMIRRILDAHLKQD, encoded by the coding sequence ATGACCGAAAAAAAGATGGGGCGTCCGCGCACCGACACTGAGGCAGTCACAGTGCGGCTTCCGCGCGAAACAATCAGAGCGCTCGATGAGCTGCGAAAGCTCGAGGAAGATCTGCCGACACGGCCTGAGATGATCCGGCGGATCTTGGATGCTCATCTGAAGCAGGATTGA
- a CDS encoding GIY-YIG nuclease family protein → MTQNTSGSLTIRGEELPIQSGKIHPKWHDAAKAKGYRVVARVKDRGTLALECEACGNIHASRFYVLMNFRPQCPHCVEARWHETAAKAGLRMLRRDPTEKNYAIYEAGCGHEVRRQFGFVERVARGEVEPQCDVCQDARDREEARTKGWDLVGADPKGKADYRIYRHADGCGALSRITRGNMVTGRFTCPGCGEGWPTEPSYLYAMRFELQPGKHAVKLGYSRIPESRLNYQLHRDPDLPRELLCKVPMRTGRHAQRIEKRAHKWLAMQHPGMELPHSEFAAYLRVKSELYRAELEPVILRLLDRIARKEARAATKSFARQRSRSKRIRDS, encoded by the coding sequence ATGACCCAGAATACCTCCGGCTCGCTCACCATCCGCGGCGAAGAGCTTCCTATTCAGTCTGGCAAGATCCATCCCAAATGGCATGACGCGGCAAAGGCCAAGGGCTACCGCGTCGTCGCACGGGTGAAGGACAGGGGCACCCTTGCGCTCGAATGCGAGGCCTGCGGCAACATTCATGCGAGCCGATTTTATGTCCTCATGAACTTTCGCCCGCAATGCCCGCATTGCGTGGAGGCGAGGTGGCATGAGACCGCTGCAAAGGCTGGCCTGCGAATGTTGCGCCGCGATCCGACAGAAAAGAACTATGCGATCTACGAGGCTGGGTGCGGGCATGAAGTTCGCCGGCAATTTGGCTTCGTAGAGCGTGTAGCGCGCGGCGAAGTTGAGCCTCAGTGCGATGTTTGCCAAGACGCCCGCGATCGTGAAGAAGCCCGAACCAAGGGCTGGGATCTCGTCGGCGCCGACCCGAAAGGCAAGGCCGATTACCGAATCTACCGCCACGCTGATGGCTGCGGCGCGCTGTCGCGGATCACACGCGGCAATATGGTCACCGGACGCTTCACCTGTCCTGGCTGCGGAGAGGGGTGGCCGACCGAGCCGAGCTATCTCTACGCAATGCGCTTCGAGCTGCAGCCTGGCAAGCACGCCGTCAAGCTAGGCTACTCGCGTATTCCGGAGTCGCGCCTGAACTATCAGCTGCACCGGGACCCAGATCTGCCGCGCGAGCTGCTTTGCAAGGTGCCGATGCGCACGGGCCGCCACGCGCAGCGAATTGAGAAACGCGCCCATAAATGGCTCGCCATGCAGCACCCCGGCATGGAACTGCCGCATTCGGAGTTTGCCGCATATCTTCGGGTCAAATCCGAGCTTTATCGTGCCGAGCTCGAACCGGTGATCCTGCGCCTGCTCGATCGGATCGCGCGGAAGGAAGCGCGTGCCGCCACCAAGAGCTTCGCACGGCAACGGTCGCGCTCGAAACGCATTCGCGACTCCTGA
- a CDS encoding AAA family ATPase, whose translation MPQSLPTTSSPLKELFNSDRKVAFAENFLRHLMEPCEPPSASDPEEFDDEQAEISAFSIETLAFALRFAHLLGDEAAARRMHEEGSCTLVQVPPGRDLVLATADLPRLLPRLSKFVGLRRKEDVRLVARVDASPRGASASERARQHQRFRQTQDEAISFGDPLLAVAADPTAFTSVARTICPAPLKLQPVTRALILELLRITHPETEERSWRALHDALPSDDALRRLDGPLLTPAFKAATAAEVARRLVEYSAACEPKQNRALDRVQGLGPIRRQLDRLLAGFSCWQSGEADWSALNTSALLSGPTGCGKTMLARAVAEELGVPLVATSYAECQKAGHLGQMLAALDEVVLEAISKAPCVLFIDEMDSFTSRGTNHQNSEYQRQVINAMLLQLTRLAETQGVMVIAATNHPDVIDPALRRAGRLDLHLRMRYPDRAGISAILRDTLGAPDLNVTQGADLLLGSSGATAVSVARSALGIARQHGRAVTSNDLWHAALEIAPAVATDQLERIAIHEAGHLLAAFSLLPTLPTRVAIGPSGGYIEGADAPLLTENNIRAAITVGLAGRAAEQVMLGSVSSGAGGSEHSDLGVATRLALDAVTKMGLFGGELFWAPVKGDQLVSLPERLRAHVVGILDEGHSAATNLIVENTQSLEFVKNTLLEHRELEADRLQDLASRTFPHSTRLGRRILDTHLKPK comes from the coding sequence ATGCCCCAATCCCTTCCCACCACTTCTTCCCCCTTAAAAGAACTCTTCAACTCCGACCGAAAGGTCGCTTTCGCGGAGAATTTTCTCCGCCACCTAATGGAGCCCTGCGAGCCTCCATCGGCCTCCGATCCGGAGGAGTTTGACGACGAGCAGGCGGAGATTTCTGCCTTCTCGATCGAGACCCTCGCCTTCGCGCTTCGCTTTGCGCATCTCCTTGGAGATGAGGCCGCCGCTCGCCGGATGCACGAAGAAGGCAGTTGCACGCTGGTTCAAGTGCCCCCGGGACGAGATCTCGTGCTGGCGACGGCCGATTTGCCGCGCCTCCTTCCCCGGTTAAGCAAATTCGTTGGCTTGCGCCGCAAGGAAGACGTCAGACTTGTCGCGCGTGTCGACGCCTCGCCGCGCGGTGCGTCGGCCTCCGAACGCGCGCGCCAACACCAACGCTTCCGGCAGACGCAAGACGAAGCCATCAGTTTCGGCGATCCGCTTCTGGCCGTCGCAGCCGACCCCACTGCTTTTACGAGCGTAGCGCGGACAATCTGTCCGGCCCCCCTTAAATTGCAGCCGGTTACGCGCGCTCTGATCCTAGAGCTCCTGCGCATCACGCATCCCGAAACTGAAGAGAGGTCTTGGCGCGCGCTTCACGACGCTCTGCCCTCCGACGATGCACTTCGCCGTCTCGATGGCCCGTTGCTGACGCCGGCCTTCAAGGCAGCAACGGCAGCCGAAGTTGCCCGGAGGCTGGTAGAATACTCGGCCGCCTGCGAACCCAAACAAAACCGCGCACTTGATCGCGTTCAGGGGCTTGGGCCGATCCGTCGGCAGCTCGACCGCCTGCTTGCAGGCTTTAGCTGCTGGCAATCTGGCGAGGCCGACTGGTCGGCGCTCAACACGAGTGCGTTGCTCTCGGGGCCAACCGGTTGCGGCAAGACGATGCTTGCGCGGGCTGTCGCCGAAGAGCTCGGCGTGCCGCTGGTGGCCACGAGTTACGCGGAGTGCCAAAAAGCCGGACACCTCGGGCAGATGCTCGCGGCTCTTGACGAAGTCGTCCTGGAAGCGATCTCGAAGGCCCCCTGCGTGCTCTTCATCGACGAAATGGACAGTTTCACAAGCCGCGGCACCAACCACCAAAACAGCGAATATCAACGACAGGTGATCAATGCCATGTTGCTACAACTCACGCGGCTAGCCGAGACGCAGGGCGTGATGGTGATTGCAGCAACGAACCATCCAGACGTTATCGATCCGGCGCTGCGGCGTGCAGGACGACTCGATCTGCATCTGAGAATGCGCTACCCGGACCGAGCCGGTATTTCAGCGATCTTGCGCGATACGCTTGGCGCACCGGATCTCAATGTGACGCAAGGCGCGGACCTTTTGCTGGGCTCTAGTGGTGCGACTGCTGTCAGCGTTGCCCGTTCCGCGCTCGGCATTGCTCGGCAACACGGACGCGCAGTCACCTCTAACGACCTTTGGCATGCGGCGCTGGAGATCGCACCGGCCGTCGCGACTGACCAACTTGAGCGTATTGCAATCCATGAAGCGGGGCATCTCCTTGCGGCGTTTAGCCTGTTACCGACGCTTCCTACGCGTGTCGCGATTGGGCCGTCCGGCGGATACATCGAAGGGGCCGATGCGCCATTGCTTACGGAGAACAACATTCGTGCCGCAATTACTGTAGGTCTCGCGGGGCGGGCTGCGGAACAGGTCATGCTAGGATCGGTTTCGAGCGGCGCCGGCGGCTCGGAACATTCCGATCTCGGCGTCGCCACCCGCCTCGCCCTCGATGCAGTGACGAAAATGGGATTGTTTGGAGGAGAATTGTTCTGGGCGCCAGTTAAAGGTGATCAACTCGTTTCGCTGCCAGAGCGACTACGAGCTCACGTCGTCGGAATTCTCGATGAGGGACATAGCGCCGCGACGAATCTGATCGTGGAAAATACGCAGTCGCTGGAATTCGTCAAAAATACGCTGCTCGAACACCGCGAGCTCGAGGCAGACCGCTTGCAAGATCTCGCATCACGAACTTTTCCGCATTCCACCCGACTGGGAAGGAGAATTCTAGACACCCATCTCAAACCCAAGTGA
- a CDS encoding helix-turn-helix domain-containing protein has protein sequence MDDIPRLLTPREAADRLRVSTKTLRRLRASGLPFIALTSGSIRYDARDLAEFVGRNTKRIEPKCPIDPKVRATGTTTSKSGVVDFMDLAGPTTSRKRRQ, from the coding sequence ATGGATGATATTCCGAGACTCTTGACCCCGAGAGAGGCAGCGGACCGACTGCGCGTTTCCACAAAGACGCTGCGGCGCCTCCGCGCGTCTGGCCTGCCGTTCATCGCCCTCACAAGTGGATCAATCCGCTACGACGCACGCGATCTCGCCGAATTTGTCGGACGGAACACGAAAAGGATCGAACCGAAATGCCCTATCGACCCAAAGGTTCGCGCAACTGGCACTACGACTTCCAAATCAGGGGTCGTCGATTTTATGGATCTTGCGGGACCGACGACTTCGAGGAAGCGAAGGCAGTAG
- a CDS encoding site-specific integrase, translating to MPYRPKGSRNWHYDFQIRGRRFYGSCGTDDFEEAKAVEAEARVDARNAPEITRNFTLSEALGTYFSDVSQNQPSARTTKSQFRSILTVIKPATPISRLTDADLMRLRSSRRSKVSNATVNRTLASLARALRHMEKEHGATVPNLDFNAKRLPEPKERVRELTIAEQKRLFEHLRCDLHPLVQFALMTGARQGSICQLRWRDIDIDTERMKFKMKTDTCTSSQSMSFPMSQEIKAMLATLERSDDPDHAPYVFTFRVHNRKRAARRRILQNSTAFEHFRKAVKAADIEDFHFHDLRHTFATRMLRQTQNIKLVSRLLGHSEITTTSRYAHVLDEDLANAIDGFSALSNNASRKPSRSPKKIKSKTRT from the coding sequence ATGCCCTATCGACCCAAAGGTTCGCGCAACTGGCACTACGACTTCCAAATCAGGGGTCGTCGATTTTATGGATCTTGCGGGACCGACGACTTCGAGGAAGCGAAGGCAGTAGAGGCAGAAGCTCGGGTCGACGCGCGAAACGCTCCCGAAATTACGCGAAACTTCACGCTGTCCGAAGCTCTCGGAACCTACTTCTCGGATGTCAGCCAAAACCAGCCAAGCGCCAGGACGACGAAAAGTCAGTTCCGGTCAATCCTGACGGTCATAAAACCTGCGACGCCTATTTCCAGACTGACTGATGCGGACCTTATGCGGCTCCGGTCCAGCAGGCGTTCAAAGGTATCAAACGCGACTGTAAACCGAACTCTCGCCTCACTTGCTCGCGCCCTGCGGCATATGGAAAAGGAACACGGCGCCACAGTTCCAAACCTCGATTTCAACGCGAAGAGGCTTCCCGAGCCCAAAGAACGCGTCAGGGAACTGACGATCGCCGAGCAGAAACGGCTATTCGAACACCTTCGCTGTGACCTGCATCCGCTAGTTCAGTTCGCACTCATGACTGGCGCGCGACAGGGATCAATCTGCCAACTGCGCTGGCGTGATATTGACATCGACACCGAGCGAATGAAGTTCAAGATGAAGACCGACACTTGCACATCTTCACAGTCGATGAGTTTTCCGATGAGCCAAGAGATCAAGGCAATGCTTGCGACGCTCGAAAGATCAGACGATCCTGACCACGCCCCCTACGTCTTCACTTTTCGGGTCCACAATCGAAAGAGAGCGGCACGTCGGCGCATTCTCCAAAACTCGACTGCTTTCGAGCATTTCCGAAAAGCTGTGAAAGCCGCCGACATTGAAGACTTTCATTTCCATGATCTCCGCCACACCTTCGCGACGCGGATGCTTCGGCAGACACAAAACATTAAACTGGTGTCCCGTCTCTTGGGTCACTCTGAGATCACGACGACGAGCCGATATGCCCACGTTTTGGACGAAGATCTGGCAAATGCTATCGATGGTTTTTCAGCATTGTCCAACAATGCCTCCCGAAAACCCTCCCGAAGCCCCAAGAAAATCAAATCAAAAACAAGGACTTGA